One genomic window of Pecten maximus chromosome 3, xPecMax1.1, whole genome shotgun sequence includes the following:
- the LOC117323170 gene encoding WD repeat-containing protein 43-like: MEALVPFSVTRNGEYALYSSPDGVLKLWDTATGTLRQEYTPSAHLSATCTCLAWCPTGYRSEKPRKKKKRKSKGDTVDTPEEQSEDIVAIGTTAGNILLYNTRLGDIQTQLDGGHNDRVNGLSWQSDDNSLYSCSSDHHIVHWDVSNNSVKHKWKADKGSVHSVCVCSTNHLLSAGRTIKLWNTQTHEMLKRFTGHSTEVFRLLPVPFTMNFNGDSIDNLYFLSAAVNDRILNAWHTKSSDKTAVATFSLPDEPVMFDISREARPDQSLLLTVVTKAGQILVFEHTLNGKLKQPVRPKVTIQVATPGVNEEVPRPIPILAVHICDDKSSNILLVHGNFLKPTFEKLPYKNTDSDICLIRQDKSRVSLKVEESTVTKIKTPDVSKDMTVLVPELMAPSVPSVAPGKRHKRKTSTSEMTIEARLNAIGMGASKTEKAAKTPPKTDGLARLLTQGLQSKDSKIISSVLNQNDLMIENTVRRLPVQSIIPLVQHLTGLMQGRAAGSHKLVKWIKNILVVHTSYLMTFPEVVEIFSSLYQLMDARTAAFSRLSKLQGKLDLILSQITTQEQHQEETLTGQKPLLMYQEESSDDDDMVLDVNSQSDSDDNLDLFDLDEQETAGEDVVKNGEDDMETDG; encoded by the exons ATGGAGGCACTTGTGCCATTTTCGGTGACACGAAACGGCGAATATGCATTATATTCAAGTCCAGATGGTGTTTTAAAATTATGGGACACTGCTACCGGGACCCTGAGACAGGAATATACACCAAGCGCACACCTGTCAGCTACGTGTACCTGTCTGGCATGGTGTCCAACGGGGTATAGGTCG GAAAAGCCtaggaaaaagaaaaagaggaAATCTAAAGGTGATACAGTGGACACTCCAGAGGAACAATCTGAAGACATTGTGGCCATAGGAACTACAGCAGggaatatattattatacaatacaaGACTCggagacatacagacacaattG GATGGTGGCCATAATGACCGTGTAAATGGACTGAGTTGGCAAAGTGATGACAACAGTTTGTATAGCTGTTCTAGTGACCACCATATTGTTCACTGGGATGTTTCAAACAACTCTGTCAAACA TAAATGGAAGGCAGACAAAGGCAGTGTTcattctgtgtgtgtgtgttcaACCAATCACCTTTTGTCAGCTGGCAGAACCATAAAATTATGGAATACACAAACACATGAAATGCTTAAA AGATTCACTGGCCATTCTACAGAAGTATTTCGATTGTTACCTGTACCGTTTACCATGAATTTTAATGGAGATTCcattgataatttatattttctatcGGCTGCTGTAAATGACAGAATTTTAAATGCTTG GCACACCAAGTCCTCAGATAAGACTGCTGTAGCTACGTTCTCACTGCCTGATGAACCAGTGATGTTTGATATCTCCAGAGAGGCAAGGCCGGATCAG AGTTTGCTGCTGACAGTGGTGACAAAAGCTGGACAGATTCTTGTGTTTGAGCACACACTGAATGG GAAGTTAAAGCAACCTGTGAGACCGaaggtaacaatacaggtagCCACACCTGGAGTTAACGAGGAAGTACCACGGCCAATCCCTATTCTTGCTGTACATATCTGTGATGACAAAAGCAGCAATATTTTATTGGTTCATGGAAACTTCTtaaaacctacatttgaaaAATTG CCTTACAAGAACACAGACTCTGACATATGTTTGATACGACAGGATAAATCCAGAGTATCACTCAAAGTGGAGGAGTCCACTGTTACTAAG ATAAAGACACCAGATGTATCTAAAGATATGACAGTTCTGGTACCCGAGCTAATGGCACCAAGTGTGCCATCAGTAGCACCAGGGAAACGACACAAGAGGAAAACATCTACATCAGAG ATGACGATAGAAGCACGCCTTAATGCTATTGGTATGGGGGCTTCCAAGACGGAAAAGGCAGCGAAGACTCCCCCTAAAACAGATGGTCTAGCCAGGCTTCTGACCCAGGGGCTACAGAGCAAGGACTCCAAGATCATCAGT AGTGTGCTAAACCAGAATGACCTGATGATAGAGAATACAGTAAGGAGATTGCCTGTCCAGTCGATCATCCCACTCGTACAACACCTTACGGGACTGATGCAGGGACGGGCTGCCGG TTCCCACAAGCTGGTGAAATGGATTAAAAACATCCTGGTGGTTCACACGTCCTATTTGATGACG TTCCCTGAAGTGGTGGAAATCTTTAGTTCTCTTTACCAATTGATGGACGCCAGGACAGCTGCCTTCAGTCGACTCTCAAAACTACAAGGCAAACTTGACCTCATTCTGTCACAG ATAACGACACAGGAGCAACACCAAGAGGAGACGTTGACGGGACAGAAACCACTGTTAATGTACCAGGAGG AATCGTCCGATGATGATGATATGGTACTAGATGTTAACAGCCAGTCGGATTCTGAT GATAACCTTGACTTGTTTGACCTTGATGAGCAAGAAACTGCTGGTGAAGATGTAGTCAAGAATGGTGAAGATGATATGGAGACGGACGGTTAA